TAAAACTATAATGGTGATATATCAGCGAATTTGATTATCTTTTTTAACTTTAAATAGGATGATTTTTTTTAAAATTAAAAATACAATAGCAAATGTTATCAAAAAACTTATATCAGATAAGGTCATTGCTAAAACTCCAATAAAATCACTTGGTGCGGGAAGAATTACTCTTAAAAAATTACTAAATATACAAATTATTGATGCATATAGTCAATTTGTTGAAAGATAAATAAATAATATCCCTATTAGTGAAAATTCTACAGTATAAAACTGAAAAATAGTTAAAGCTCCCATAAGATATTTACTAATAATTGTTATCACTATTTCTAATGCAAATAGCATAGAAAGTAATGAAATTCTTTTTATATCTAAACCAAATGTGTCTTTAAATACTAATTTTCAATTATATTTATTTATTTCTGAAAAATCATACTTATGACTTCAGAAACCATATATATTGTTCATAAATACACTCCTTAAAAAAATAAAAGCCCCATTTTTTAAATGGGGCTTTTGTACAACAAAATAGACTAAAAAATTAGTCAGATTTGCTGGGTATTTTCTCTCATCCGGACTGTACCGTCGGTTTCAGAATTTCACTGAATCATGCTGTTTTATTAGCTCATGGACTTTTACCATCGGTAAGGAATCTAACCTTGCCCCGAAAATACTCTCAAAATTATTATAAACTACAAAAAGGTAAAATTGCATAAATCTAATTTATAATTTTTATAATTTATATTTATAAAAATTATAAATTAGTATATAATATTTTTGACAATAAAAAGGAGAAAAAATTATGGAAGAAAAAAATCACAACATACCAGAACATGATGATGTAAAAGAGGGTAAAAAAGATCATTATCACGATGAACACCATTTTGATTCTCTAGGTAACCACGATGATATCAATGATGAAGATTTTCATTGAAAAAATAGCATTTATACAAGTAGAAGGAATTTAACCTTTAGAATAACTTTAACGGGAGTATTTTTAGCATTAGCAATTGCTTTGTCAGCATTTGAAATGTTATATGAAGGTTTTTTAGAAAAAATGACAATAGCGGGTGGAGTTGCAATTCCATTTAGAATATTAGATATTTTAGTAATTACACTTTCACTTGCTGCAATAGGACCAGTATTTTCTGGAATAATTGCTTTTATTGTTCCATTTATTCATTTAATGGATGGACACCATGGAAATGCATTAACTATATTAATAGATAGTTTAGGATATTTTGTTTCAATTTGAGTAATATGATTTTCATACTACTTTATATTTAGAAACTCAAGTATACATAAGCATCCAATAAAATCAGTTGATAGATTTAAAAGGTGAACTCCAATGGCTATATATGTTCCAATAATGGCAATAATTTATACTTTATTAGTTTTTGCAATGATATATATCACTACAAATTCTGGTCATGATGACCATGACCATGATCATTTAGATTTGATTTCTAATTTAGGAATAACTACATATCATGGAGATCATGAACATTCTGGAGAATGAAGCGCTGTTAAAGAAAATTTAGGACTATTTATTGGTGTAATTTCAGCAGTTCAAATAGTAAGATTTTCAATTTGTTATGCACTATTTGCTTTAATAGAACCACAAGTCAAAAAAATTAACCATTATTACAAGTAAAAAGAATTAATACATATTTTTAACTCAATATTTGGTAAAATCAAATTATAAATCAAATAGATTAGTGAGGAATCAATATGGCAGGAAAAAAACCAGTATACGTTTCTATGGATTTAGGAACTGCATATACATTAGTATACATTG
This sequence is a window from Spiroplasma diminutum CUAS-1. Protein-coding genes within it:
- a CDS encoding ECF transporter S component, with amino-acid sequence MEEKNHNIPEHDDVKEGKKDHYHDEHHFDSLGNHDDINDEDFHWKNSIYTSRRNLTFRITLTGVFLALAIALSAFEMLYEGFLEKMTIAGGVAIPFRILDILVITLSLAAIGPVFSGIIAFIVPFIHLMDGHHGNALTILIDSLGYFVSIWVIWFSYYFIFRNSSIHKHPIKSVDRFKRWTPMAIYVPIMAIIYTLLVFAMIYITTNSGHDDHDHDHLDLISNLGITTYHGDHEHSGEWSAVKENLGLFIGVISAVQIVRFSICYALFALIEPQVKKINHYYK
- a CDS encoding ECF transporter S component, encoding MNNIYGFWSHKYDFSEINKYNWKLVFKDTFGLDIKRISLLSMLFALEIVITIISKYLMGALTIFQFYTVEFSLIGILFIYLSTNWLYASIICIFSNFLRVILPAPSDFIGVLAMTLSDISFLITFAIVFLILKKIILFKVKKDNQIRWYITIIVLSGIIAMISSAFLSMLANHYFIFDMYNTLYPGIMPEKNSVLWISYLWSGFIVSVIKFTINVFTFSFFIKLLVNLINKHLF